From Demequina capsici:
CCTGGTACTGGGACCACGTTCTGAGCCCGATGTTCGACGCAGCCGGCACCGTGATCTCGTGGCTGTGGAACAACGTCGCGAAGCCCGTATGGGACAAGATGAAGTCCGGCTGGAACACCCTCGTCGGAGGCATCACCGACATCTGGGACAACAAGCTCAAGCCCGCCTTCGACGCTCTGAAGTCATTCATCGACACGACCCTGCCGGACGCCTTCGAGGCTGGCAAGGACGCGATCGGGTCAGCCTGGAACAAGATCAAGGGCCTGGCAGCCAAGCCGATCAACTTCGTGATCGACACCGTGTACAACAACGGCTTCCGGTCAGTCATCAACAAGGTCGCCGGCTGGGTCGGCGCACCCGAGCTTCCGTCGCTTCCCACGATCCCCGAGTACGCCAAGGGTGGACTCGCCGGGACCGGCTGGGCAGTGGTCGGCGAGCAGGGCCCTGAGCTCGTCAACTTCGACAAGCCCGGACGTGTCTATACCGCGGGGCAGACCGCGACAGCGCTCGCGGGCGCGGTGTCGATCAACACTCACACAGCCGCTGCAGGGCCTGTGGCGGGCGCGACAGCTTCGAGCGGCAGTGCGTACCGGACGTTGCTCGACGTCGCGGCAGCGGGCAGTACACGCGGTGCCTGGCCAGTGTTCACGATGACGGCATCCGGCACTCCAGTGATCGTCAGCTCCGGTGGCGGCGGCAAGGGCATCGATCCGACCGCCTACGTGAAGTACGACAACGGGGGAGTCCTGCAGCCCGGGGCGACGGGAGCGGTCAACGCCACTGGCCGTCCCGAGGCGGTGCTCACCGAAGCGCAGTGGACGTCGATCGAGCGCATCGCCGATAACGCCGGGCTCTCACTATCCGAGATCGACCTGTCCGACAGGACGCTGCGCAAGCTCGCGCAGTACCTCCTCGAGGCGGACGAGCGTGCCGTCGCCCGCGGGCTCGCGAAGGCAGCGCGTGAGGCACAACTCGTGACACGGATGGGGGGTGCGTGATGCCTGCTGTCAACGGCAACTCGGTCGACTACTCGGGCTCGTACTTCTACCAGTCGCAGATCGGCTACTCGGTCGAGTACCTCTCGGACGCGGTGGCACGAGTCCACTACGACGCACGCCTATACCACTCGACGTCGCTGTACGACAGCTCGAACAACGCAGGCGGCAGCGGCGACCTGTTCACGCAGTCGTTCGGATCACACACGTTCGCGGACGCCGCGGCAGCGACGTACACGTACCGGTCGGGCTACACCGACATCGCCCGCGTGTACGGCTCCGACGTGACCGTGACGCAGTCGATGTGGGTGGAGGACCTCGCGGACTCCGCCGGCGGTGGTGCACGCTCGCAGGCGAACCTGTCGATCGACATCGCGGCCCGCCCCTACTCGCTGCCGGCAGCGGTGACGGGCCTGTCGGTCACGCGCACGTCGGACACGTCGCACACGATCGCGTGGACGAACAACCCGACCACGGGCGCGCCCTACGACGCGGTCGCGGTCGAACGCTGGGACAACGTGTCGAACGCGTGGACCCGTATCCTGACCGATCACACGCCCGTGTCGTCGTTCGTCGACACGACGACGGTCGCGAACCGCAAGTACCAGTACCGGGTGCGTGCGGGCAACTCTGTAGGCGACTCGGCGTGGAACACCAGCGGCTACGTGTACACGACGCCGGCGGCCCCCTCGTCGGCCTCCGTGTCGATCCCGTCGTCCGGCACCGCCCAGGTCGCGTGGGCGGGCGCACCGTCCTACGGCGACTATCAGGTCCGCATCTACGAGTCCGTCAACGGCGCAGCGTATGCGCTCGCGGCCACGGTCGCGTCGTCGGTGTCGTCGTGGACGGACACGAGTGCGCCGACGTCGCAGACGCATCAGTACCAGGTGAGGTTCATCCCGTCGTCTGGGACGGTCCTGGAGTCGGGGTCGGCGACGACGGGCGTGGTGTACGCGGTGCCGGCGGCGCCGACGGCGGTGACTGCTGCGCGGGTATCGGACTCGCAGGCGACTGTGTCGTGGACGCGCAATGCGTCGACGAACGGGCCGTACACGTCGCAGCAGGTGCAGCGGCGCCTCAACGGCGGCTCGTGGACCGCTGTGGCGACGGTGTCGGCCACGGCGACGGCCTACACCGACTCGACGATCGCGGCCAACGGCAAGTACGAGTATCGGGTGGTCGCGGTCAACGCGACGGGCTCGACCGCGTCTGCGGCGTCGTCGGCCATCTGGACGACGCCTGCGGCTCCGTCGTCGGCGACGGCGGCGAAGACCGCGGCGGGTGCCATCACGGTGGCGTGGGCGGGAGCTCCGGCCTTCTCCGAGTACCAGGTGCGGATCTACGAGTCGCAGAACGGTGGCGCGTACTCGCTGCTGGCGACGGTGGCTGCAGGCTCGTCGCCGTACACGCATGCGTCGCCGTCGACGTCGGTCACGCACCAGTACCAGGTCGCGTTCATCACGTCGTCGGGCACGACGCTGATGTCGGCGGTTGCGACGACGGGGACGATCCAGCTGGCGGCCGCGCCGAGCGCGCCGACGGGGCTGGGACCGTCGAC
This genomic window contains:
- a CDS encoding fibronectin type III domain-containing protein, whose protein sequence is MPAVNGNSVDYSGSYFYQSQIGYSVEYLSDAVARVHYDARLYHSTSLYDSSNNAGGSGDLFTQSFGSHTFADAAAATYTYRSGYTDIARVYGSDVTVTQSMWVEDLADSAGGGARSQANLSIDIAARPYSLPAAVTGLSVTRTSDTSHTIAWTNNPTTGAPYDAVAVERWDNVSNAWTRILTDHTPVSSFVDTTTVANRKYQYRVRAGNSVGDSAWNTSGYVYTTPAAPSSASVSIPSSGTAQVAWAGAPSYGDYQVRIYESVNGAAYALAATVASSVSSWTDTSAPTSQTHQYQVRFIPSSGTVLESGSATTGVVYAVPAAPTAVTAARVSDSQATVSWTRNASTNGPYTSQQVQRRLNGGSWTAVATVSATATAYTDSTIAANGKYEYRVVAVNATGSTASAASSAIWTTPAAPSSATAAKTAAGAITVAWAGAPAFSEYQVRIYESQNGGAYSLLATVAAGSSPYTHASPSTSVTHQYQVAFITSSGTTLMSAVATTGTIQLAAAPSAPTGLGPSTVLDATTARTLSWTHNPVDSSPQSKFQVRHRAAGGSWTEITAVSSTVSQWVLPAGTYANGITVEWQVRTWGIYTDPSAYSATASFVTSAVPTVVVSSPSAGATLTDSVLAAAWTYYQAQGSAQAQWRATLIHGGDTIEVLTGAGTAASVTFATAGADGEAYTIRLEVQSAAGLWSTAAEVAVTVDYLEPSLVAIDAQFHRDSGVMVLTLTPAAWDDVTTIQPVAATVERSLDGGLTWLTIALEVSMLISTAGVVVLDTTVPTLSTVLYRATAISSLPSTAIGPETSIDADERQFAYLSYGPGFGTALVFYGNLELESTAGREEAVEYFAGRVGADGLPAGVIISGETRTRTVTVAVRLIEGEGHATHVDFERAALAGGVMCYRDPSGRRMFGRFTLGGTKMTYIELSDLSFTMEEVGANA